One Camelina sativa cultivar DH55 chromosome 3, Cs, whole genome shotgun sequence genomic window carries:
- the LOC104775990 gene encoding uncharacterized protein LOC104775990 yields MAKETPSSSASASMPSILRAYAVPILLFFLAMLFQLYLLPLSFPPSHYDVLGVKMYSSVDDVKEAYDNIASKWDSGSGDSLPADFIKIQYAYELLTNPVWKRDYDIYGIDESVHIIEQLETQYAVEDFAKIKLPLLEPVSYEPEREGFMSITSQDFALKFQDSKPWLIQVYSSGSNSSAQFSSAWRRIVSLLDGVANHAMLELGDVQLVTYLAEKKPTGQVFFRKGLPSIVSFPPHCKTADCLIRFEGELSTDAITDWFATTVLGLPRVFYHTKETLVPKFLSKVPPNKVKVILFSQSGERASPVIRQAAKDYWNFASISYVLWREEDASFWWNGLEVESAPAIVIMKDPGLKPVVYHGSGNRTWFLDILEQNKQLQLPQLRSTTSMELGCDARGYSRAGYDKETWYCAILVGRQSVELNKMRETMCRVQDALSKYDGSDEASNDPSIGPAVSAHKTKRLSFVWLDGEVQSKYCFFYVQSETSYDTCGTRRAPIDVPRILIVRYHKNATESANVEQKSSKWPKTVWQSEADDVDPAAQLVVSYDGPAETPEIIKWLSKMVDDGDNRNLPFYRAKTPELVPESAEPMRSGVPKTVKATQKLLSIWNRVKDYLADPRMGPTLLLGALLSAGNVWWMRSRSTQQPVQTSQPSPNQSDDNVEDEKKKERKREQRRRNAKVEVPASITDYEPKDAVQILSSGSDSD; encoded by the exons ATGGCGAAGGAAACTCCGTCGTCGTCGGCGTCGGCGTCGATGCCCTCCATTCTCAGAGCATATGCGGTGCCTatcttgctcttcttcctcGCTATGCTCTTCCAGCTTTACCTTCTTCCTCTCTCCTTTCCTCCTTCTCACTACGACG TTCTGGGTGTGAAGATGTACAGTTCAGTGGATGACGTTAAAGAGGCCTACGATAATATTGCTTCTAAGTG GGATTCAGGTTCAGGGGATTCTCTTCCAGCTGATTTCATCAAG ATACAATACGCCTATGAGCTATTAACAAATCCAGTTTGGAAAAGGGATTATGACATATACGGCATTGATGAATCAGTT CATATTATAGAGCAACTTGAAACACAATACGCTGTGgaagattttgcaaaaataaaacttCCCCTGCTGGAACCTGTTTCTTATG AGCCTGAACGTGAAGGATTTATGTCAATTACGTCTCAAGACTTTGCATTAAAGTTCCAAGATTCCAAGCCATGGCTCATTCAG GTGTATTCTTCTGGTAGCAACAGCTCTGCTCAGTTCTCTTCGGCTTGGAGAAGGATTG TTTCTTTGTTGGATGGGGTTGCTAATCATGCGATGTTAGAGCTTGGTGATGTTCAACTGGTGACCTACCTTGCTGAGAAGAAACCAACAGGACAAGTATTTTTCAGAAAAG GCCTTCCTTCAATCGTCTCTTTCCCCCCACATTGCAAAACTGCAGACTGCCTCATCAG GTTTGAAGGGGAGCTGTCAACAGATGCAATTACTGACTGGTTTGCAACCACTGTATTGGGTTTACCTAGAGTTTTCTATCACACAAAAGAAACACTG GTACCCAAGTTCCTTTCCAAAGTTCCACCTAATAAG GTGAAAGTCATTTTATTCTCACAATCGGGGGAGCGAGCTTCTCCTGTTATTCGCCAAGCTGCAAAAGATTATTGGAATTTTGCCTCTATATCTTACGTGCTTTGGAGAGAAGAGGATGCATCTTTCTGGTGGAATGG GTTGGAGGTGGAATCTGCACCTGCCATTGTGATTATGAAGGATCCGGGTTTAAAACCTGTTGTTTATCATG GATCTGGCAACCGTACATGGTTCCTGGATATTTTGGAGCAGAACAAGCAATTAC aacTTCCACAACTAAGAAGCACTACGTCAATGGAACTTGGTTGTGATGCACGAGGATACTCTCGAGCTGGTTATGATAAAGAAACGTGGTACTGTGCCATCCTTGTTGGAAGACAAAGCGTGGAACTCAATAAGATGAGAGAA ACCATGTGCAGGGTGCAAGATGCTTTGTCTAAGTATGACGGATCAGATGAGGCTTCCAATGATCCATCAATAGGTCCAGCAGTTTCTGCACACAAAACTAAGCGACTTTCATTTGTGTGGCTCGACGGAGAAGTCCAGAGT AAATACTGTTTCTTCTATGTTCAATCGGAAACCAGCTATGATACCTGTGGAACTAGGAGGGCACCAATTGATGTCCCAAGGATATTGATCGTTCGGTACCATAAAAATGCTACAGAAAGTGCTAATGTAGAGCAGAAATCAAGTAAATGGCCCAAAACTGTATGGCAATCTGAAGCTGACGATGTTGATCCCGCAGCACAACTTGTTGTCAGTTATGACGGACCTGCTGAAACTCCAGAG ATCATCAAGTGGCTATCAAAAATGGTTGATGATGGTGACAATAGAAACCTACCTTTCTAT AGAGCAAAAACTCCAGAACTTGTTCCAGAAAGCGCAGAACCGATGAGATCAGGAGTCCCGAAAACCGTGAAAGCAACACAGAAATTGTTGAGCATATGGAACAGAGTCAAAGACTACCTAGCGGATCCAAGAATGGGACCAACATTGCTTCTAGGAGCCTTGTTATCTGCAGGCAATGTTTGGTGGATGAGAAGCCGATCAACACAACAACCTGTTCAGACAAGTCAGCCATCACCAAATCAATCAGACGATAAc GTGgaggatgagaagaagaaagagagaaagagagaacaacGAAGGAGGAATGCAAAGGTAGAAGTTCCTGCTTCGATCACTGATTACGAACCTAAAGATGCTGTCCAAATTCTATCTTCAGGTTCCGATTCTGACTAA